One stretch of Eretmochelys imbricata isolate rEreImb1 chromosome 1, rEreImb1.hap1, whole genome shotgun sequence DNA includes these proteins:
- the LOC144259224 gene encoding CD59A glycoprotein-like, which translates to MRNLIVCALALALMAQAVVSLECYHCPNGGRCFTTQKCRDDQDQCITMFFPFTAKYAKRCSRTYECEVMKAMGGSAVKAICCGTDRCNR; encoded by the exons ATGAGGAACCTGATTGTGTGTGCGCTCGCCCTAGCGCTGATGGCACAAG CCGTTGTGTCTCTGGAGTGCTATCACTGCCCTAATGGAGGAAGATGCTTTACCACTCAGAAATGCAGGGATGACCAGGATCAATGTATTACCATGTTCTTCCCTTTCACTG CTAAATATGCTAAGCGATGCTCCAGGACGTATGAATGTGAAGTCATGAAGGCCATGGGGGGGTCTGCAGTGAAGGCCATTTGCTGCGGCACTGACCGGTGCAACCGATAG